The proteins below are encoded in one region of Sphaerodactylus townsendi isolate TG3544 linkage group LG06, MPM_Stown_v2.3, whole genome shotgun sequence:
- the FAM180A gene encoding protein FAM180A isoform X2, whose translation MMMMSMFFPSAQRVKRSSAVLLNPVLQKSQEDVDLLFEFLAELEINKDLKISVKDQELASLRDATAFDILCNDVIPKSITDIRRLNARLLGYPGILKKEDFERTLLTMVYTAYRAAQSQGHQKDAWAESFVSLYKVLKHDLMFPSRQTPSSQRTL comes from the exons ATGATGATGATGT CAATGTTTTTCCCATCGGCTCAACGAGTGAAGAGATCCTCTGCTGTTCTTCTCAACCCGGTCCTTCAGAAATCTCAGGAAGACGTGGACCTTCTATTCGAG TTTctagcagagctggaaatcaacaAGGATCTGAAGATCTCTGTCAAAGACCAGGAACTGGCTTCCTTGCGGGACGCTACGGCATTTGACATCCTTTGCAACGATGTTATCCCCAAGAGCATCACAGACATCCGCAGGCTAAATGCCAGGCTTTTGGGCTACCCTGGGATACTGAAAAAAGAAGACTTTGAAAGGACACTATTAACCATGGTCTACACAGCCTATCGGGCAGCTCAGTCCCAAGGACACCAGAAAGACGCCTGGGCTGAATCCTTTGTCAGTCTCTACAAGGTCCTGAAGCATGACCTGATGTTCCCATCTCGCCAAACACCATCATCTCAGAGGACTTTATAA